In Mycobacterium gallinarum, a single window of DNA contains:
- the purB gene encoding adenylosuccinate lyase, whose amino-acid sequence MSIPNVLANRYASDEMVAIWSPEAKVVAERRLWLAVLKAQAELGVDVPAGVVEDYERVLENVDLASIAARERVTRHDVKARIEEFNALAGHEHVHKGMTSRDLTENVEQLQIRRSLELVFSHGVAVVARLAERAVVYRDLVMAGRSHNVAAQATTLGKRFASAAEELLVALTRIRELIDRYPLRGIKGPMGTAQDMLDLLSGDTSRLADLERRVAEFLGFTDIFTSVGQVYPRSLDHDVVSALVQAGAGPSSMAHTIRLMAGHELVTEGFAPGQVGSSAMPHKMNTRSCERVNGLQVVLRGYASMAAELAGAQWNEGDVFCSVVRRVALPDAFFAIDGQTETFLTVLDEFGAYPAVIQRELDRYLPFLATTRILIAAVRAGVGRETAHEVIKEHAVAVALAMREKGQEPDLLDRLAADPRLPLDRMSLDAALADKQAFTGAAGDQVDRVVEAVGELVSRYPEAAKYTSGAIL is encoded by the coding sequence GTGTCGATCCCGAATGTGCTGGCCAATCGATACGCCAGCGATGAGATGGTGGCCATCTGGTCGCCGGAGGCCAAGGTCGTGGCCGAGCGGCGACTGTGGCTGGCGGTGCTGAAAGCGCAGGCCGAGTTGGGCGTCGATGTCCCCGCGGGCGTGGTCGAGGACTACGAGCGGGTGCTCGAGAACGTCGACCTCGCGTCGATCGCGGCGCGCGAGCGGGTCACCCGCCACGACGTCAAGGCGCGCATCGAGGAGTTCAACGCGCTGGCGGGCCACGAGCACGTGCACAAGGGCATGACGTCTCGCGACCTGACGGAGAACGTCGAGCAGCTGCAGATCCGTCGCTCCCTGGAACTGGTGTTCTCGCACGGTGTCGCGGTGGTGGCTCGGCTCGCCGAGCGTGCCGTCGTCTATCGCGACTTGGTGATGGCGGGACGTTCGCACAACGTCGCCGCGCAGGCGACGACGTTGGGCAAGCGGTTCGCGTCGGCCGCCGAGGAGCTTCTGGTCGCGTTGACCCGGATACGTGAACTCATCGACCGGTATCCGCTGCGCGGCATCAAGGGTCCGATGGGCACCGCACAGGACATGCTCGACCTGCTCTCCGGCGACACGTCGAGACTGGCCGATCTGGAGCGGCGCGTCGCCGAATTCCTCGGCTTCACAGACATTTTCACCAGCGTCGGCCAGGTCTACCCACGATCGTTGGACCATGATGTCGTGTCGGCTCTCGTGCAGGCCGGTGCGGGACCGTCGTCGATGGCGCACACGATCAGGCTGATGGCGGGCCACGAACTGGTGACGGAGGGTTTCGCGCCCGGCCAGGTCGGCTCGTCGGCGATGCCGCACAAGATGAATACGCGCTCGTGCGAACGTGTCAACGGGCTGCAGGTGGTGCTGCGCGGTTACGCGTCGATGGCAGCCGAGCTCGCGGGCGCGCAGTGGAACGAGGGCGACGTCTTCTGCTCGGTGGTGCGGCGGGTGGCGTTGCCCGACGCGTTCTTCGCGATCGACGGGCAGACGGAGACCTTTCTGACCGTGCTCGACGAGTTCGGCGCCTATCCGGCGGTGATTCAGCGCGAGCTCGACCGGTATCTGCCGTTCCTGGCGACGACGCGGATCCTGATCGCAGCGGTGCGCGCAGGCGTCGGCCGGGAGACGGCGCACGAGGTGATCAAGGAACATGCCGTCGCGGTGGCGCTGGCGATGCGGGAGAAGGGCCAGGAGCCCGACCTGCTGGACCGGCTGGCCGCAGACCCGCGACTGCCGTTGGACCGGATGTCGCTCGACGCAGCACTGGCGGACAAGCAGGCGTTCACGGGTGCGGCGGGCGATCAGGTCGACCGCGTCGTCGAGGCGGTGGGCGAGTTGGTCAGCCGGTATCCGGAGGCGGCCAAATACACGTCGGGCGCCATCCTGTGA
- a CDS encoding DUF429 domain-containing protein encodes MYFVGLDLAWGEKNQTGVAAIDADGRLLHVGAAGDDNSIIAAIAPYTGDACLVGIDAPLIVKNATGHRPAEAAYNRDFQRFEAGARPAFTDKPEFKHPRGARIAEALGLDLDPSSDATRRAIEVFPHPASIVLFNLTKTLKYKRGPFDERKAALLTLMTHIEGLDAATPRLRVNRNVAWVALRKRVEAATRPSQLDRDEDPVDAVICAYVCFYWYDRPEDVTIYGDAESGYIVTPTLPGDRVRKPNQAAAQPGSDDIVTRLEQVQQMIERAQRELTAIRRQLGG; translated from the coding sequence ATGTACTTCGTTGGGCTCGATCTCGCATGGGGTGAGAAGAACCAGACCGGTGTTGCCGCCATCGACGCCGACGGCAGGCTGCTGCACGTCGGGGCCGCCGGGGACGACAACAGCATCATCGCCGCGATCGCGCCCTATACCGGCGACGCGTGCCTGGTGGGTATCGACGCTCCCCTGATCGTCAAGAACGCGACGGGACACCGTCCCGCCGAGGCCGCCTACAACCGCGATTTCCAGCGCTTCGAGGCCGGCGCGCGCCCGGCCTTCACCGACAAGCCCGAGTTCAAGCATCCCCGTGGCGCGCGGATCGCCGAAGCGCTCGGTCTCGACCTGGACCCCTCGTCGGATGCGACCAGGCGGGCGATCGAGGTCTTCCCGCATCCCGCGTCGATCGTCCTGTTCAATCTCACCAAGACCCTCAAGTACAAGCGTGGACCGTTCGACGAGCGCAAGGCTGCGCTGCTGACGTTGATGACCCATATCGAGGGTCTCGACGCGGCCACTCCGAGGTTGCGCGTCAATCGCAACGTCGCGTGGGTTGCACTGCGTAAGCGAGTCGAGGCGGCCACCCGGCCGTCACAGCTGGACCGCGACGAGGATCCCGTCGACGCGGTCATCTGCGCCTACGTGTGCTTTTACTGGTACGACAGACCCGAAGACGTCACCATCTACGGCGACGCCGAAAGCGGCTACATCGTCACCCCGACGCTGCCTGGCGACCGTGTCAGGAAGCCGAATCAGGCCGCAGCACAACCGGGTTCGGACGATATCGTCACGCGGCTCGAGCAGGTGCAACAGATGATCGAGCGGGCTCAGCGTGAGCTCACCGCGATCCGCCGACAGCTCGGAGGCTAG
- a CDS encoding APC family permease has translation MTKPETAEGQPELKRVMGPGLLLLFVVGDILGTGVYALTGQVAGEVGGAAWLPFLLAFVIATITAFSYLELVTKYPQAAGAALYAHKAFGIHFFTFIVAFVVMCSGITSASTASQAFASNLIKGFGLDWGKVGIATIALLFMAGLAAVNLRGVSESVKLNVGLTIIEITGLLLVIVVGLWAFTQGGDNLDFSRIILFENEDERSTFVAVTAATSLAFFAMVGFEDSVNMAEETKDPVRIFPKVLLSGLTIAGIVYVLVSIIAVALVPIGELTASKTPLVDVVEAAAPGLPIGTFFPFITMFAVSNTALINMLMASRLIYGMARQHVLPPVLGSVHKTRRTPWVAILFTTTIAFGLIFYVSAFASDSAISVLGGTTSLLLLAVFAMVNVAVLVLRRDVKQAGGHFKTPTALPVIGFIASLYLVTPLSGRPGTQYLLAGILLVIGIVLFGITLLINKQLGIKQKGITDPTQLAELPD, from the coding sequence GTGACAAAGCCGGAAACTGCGGAGGGGCAGCCGGAACTGAAACGGGTGATGGGCCCGGGACTACTTTTGTTGTTCGTCGTCGGCGACATCCTCGGCACCGGCGTCTATGCGCTCACCGGGCAGGTGGCCGGCGAGGTCGGCGGTGCGGCGTGGCTGCCGTTCCTGCTCGCCTTTGTGATCGCGACCATCACCGCGTTCTCATATCTGGAGCTGGTGACCAAGTATCCGCAGGCGGCGGGCGCAGCGCTCTACGCGCACAAGGCATTCGGCATCCACTTCTTCACCTTCATCGTCGCCTTCGTCGTGATGTGCTCGGGCATCACCTCGGCATCCACCGCGTCGCAGGCATTCGCGTCCAACCTGATCAAGGGCTTCGGACTGGACTGGGGCAAGGTCGGAATCGCGACCATTGCCTTGCTGTTCATGGCCGGGCTGGCCGCGGTCAACCTCCGCGGTGTCAGCGAAAGTGTCAAGCTCAATGTCGGTTTGACGATCATCGAGATCACCGGCTTGCTGTTGGTCATCGTGGTCGGGCTGTGGGCATTTACCCAGGGCGGCGACAACCTCGACTTCTCCCGCATCATCCTGTTCGAAAATGAGGATGAGCGAAGCACTTTCGTCGCCGTCACCGCAGCGACCTCGTTGGCCTTCTTCGCGATGGTCGGATTCGAGGACTCGGTCAACATGGCCGAGGAGACCAAGGATCCGGTGCGGATCTTCCCCAAAGTTCTGCTGAGCGGCCTGACCATCGCGGGCATCGTCTACGTGCTGGTGTCGATCATCGCGGTGGCGCTGGTGCCGATCGGCGAACTCACGGCGAGCAAGACACCGCTGGTCGACGTGGTCGAGGCCGCGGCGCCGGGCTTGCCGATAGGCACGTTCTTTCCATTCATCACGATGTTCGCCGTGTCGAACACCGCGTTGATCAACATGCTGATGGCCAGCAGGCTGATCTACGGTATGGCGCGCCAACATGTCCTGCCCCCCGTCCTGGGGTCGGTGCACAAGACCCGACGCACCCCGTGGGTGGCCATTCTGTTCACCACGACGATCGCGTTCGGATTGATCTTCTACGTGTCCGCGTTCGCCAGTGATTCGGCGATTTCAGTGCTGGGTGGCACGACTTCCCTTCTGCTGCTTGCGGTGTTCGCAATGGTCAACGTCGCGGTGCTGGTACTGCGTCGCGACGTCAAGCAGGCCGGCGGCCACTTCAAGACTCCGACGGCGTTGCCGGTGATCGGCTTCATCGCCTCGCTCTATCTCGTGACACCGCTGTCCGGCCGTCCGGGAACCCAGTACCTGCTCGCCGGGATCCTGCTGGTGATCGGCATCGTGCTGTTCGGAATCACTCTGCTGATCAACAAGCAACTCGGGATCAAGCAGAAGGGCATCACCGATCCCACGCAGCTTGCCGAGCTGCCGGACTAG
- a CDS encoding SDR family NAD(P)-dependent oxidoreductase — MRFTGLLDNALDRSVVLGYTKIGSRLRRTWWPADPRPKAMAGKRVVVTGATAGIGEAIARSFAELDATVHLLGRNPDKVRQSAGAIRRAVSGAMVVEEVCDVSDLDAVRAWCEDLSGRIEELHGLVHNAGAMPKERIETPQGHETQLACHVLGPHLMTEQLLPLLRDAHGASVVFMSSGGMYTSPLSVDDMESKSGDYNGVRVYARTKRMQVTLAEAWAHRLSGSDIRVESMHPGWVETPGVAGALPVFRVVTRPLLRDTSDGADTAVWLVATRPESEPGHFWHDRAQRPTTFGWQRTEDPELVTRFLDAVSSMTGTMQFT; from the coding sequence GTGAGATTCACCGGGCTTCTCGACAACGCGCTGGACCGCTCCGTCGTACTCGGCTACACCAAGATCGGTTCACGTTTGCGGCGGACATGGTGGCCGGCAGACCCGCGGCCAAAGGCGATGGCCGGAAAGCGCGTTGTCGTCACCGGTGCGACGGCAGGGATAGGCGAGGCCATCGCCCGCTCGTTCGCCGAACTCGACGCGACCGTCCATCTGCTTGGCCGAAACCCCGACAAGGTCAGGCAGTCGGCGGGTGCGATCCGGCGCGCGGTGTCCGGTGCGATGGTGGTCGAAGAAGTCTGCGATGTCTCCGATCTGGACGCCGTGCGGGCATGGTGCGAAGACCTTTCCGGTCGCATCGAAGAACTCCACGGGTTGGTTCACAACGCCGGTGCGATGCCGAAGGAGCGCATCGAGACGCCTCAGGGTCACGAAACCCAATTGGCTTGCCACGTCCTGGGGCCGCACCTCATGACCGAGCAACTGTTGCCGTTGCTGCGGGATGCCCATGGCGCGTCGGTCGTTTTCATGTCCTCGGGAGGTATGTACACCTCGCCGCTTTCGGTCGACGACATGGAATCGAAATCCGGTGATTACAACGGTGTTCGGGTGTACGCGCGAACCAAGCGGATGCAGGTGACGCTCGCCGAGGCGTGGGCGCACAGGCTCTCGGGTTCTGACATTCGGGTCGAGAGCATGCACCCAGGTTGGGTCGAGACCCCCGGCGTCGCCGGAGCATTACCGGTGTTTCGAGTGGTGACACGCCCACTGCTGCGCGATACTTCAGACGGTGCAGACACTGCGGTGTGGCTGGTCGCCACCCGACCCGAATCTGAACCGGGTCATTTCTGGCACGACAGGGCCCAGCGGCCAACGACGTTCGGCTGGCAGCGCACCGAGGATCCCGAACTGGTTACGCGATTCCTCGACGCGGTTTCATCGATGACCGGAACAATGCAGTTCACCTAG
- a CDS encoding TetR/AcrR family transcriptional regulator yields the protein MLYVTAAVTPKGERRRYALVSAAADLLCEGGFDAVRHRAVARRAGLPLASTTYYFSSLEDLIAKAVEYAGAREAEQLQVRVSTLSRRRRGAESTADILVDLLVGEANGLRVTEQLISRYERYIACARQPGLRDIERRILQQRTDAVVEVVERSGRSVRVELLTALVCAVDGAVVAALVGDGDGPRATARATLIDVIDVLAPIDEHVAQV from the coding sequence ATGCTTTACGTGACAGCAGCGGTCACTCCGAAGGGGGAGAGAAGGCGCTACGCGCTGGTCAGCGCTGCTGCCGACCTGCTGTGTGAAGGTGGGTTCGACGCAGTGCGGCACCGGGCGGTGGCCCGTCGCGCCGGGCTGCCTTTGGCATCGACGACGTACTACTTTTCCTCGCTCGAGGACTTGATCGCCAAGGCAGTCGAGTACGCGGGCGCGCGCGAGGCCGAGCAGCTTCAGGTGCGGGTGTCGACCCTGTCGCGGCGGCGCCGTGGCGCGGAGTCGACGGCCGACATCTTGGTCGACCTTCTCGTCGGGGAGGCCAACGGACTGCGGGTCACCGAACAGTTGATCTCCCGATACGAGCGCTACATCGCGTGCGCTCGCCAGCCGGGGCTGCGCGATATCGAACGGCGCATCCTGCAGCAGCGCACCGACGCCGTCGTCGAGGTCGTCGAGCGGTCCGGACGGTCGGTGCGCGTGGAGCTGCTCACGGCGTTGGTGTGTGCGGTCGACGGCGCGGTGGTCGCCGCGCTGGTGGGCGACGGTGACGGCCCCCGCGCGACCGCCCGCGCAACATTGATCGACGTCATCGATGTGCTGGCGCCGATCGACGAACACGTCGCCCAGGTGTGA
- a CDS encoding alpha/beta hydrolase — protein sequence MMAAMPELSRRALLRLGVGAAAGAAALRLSSPATAAPAPTYVDGSFVSAARGGVSTNWAIARPPGQTAPLRPIIALHGKGQDAAGVMAGGVENGLAQAVDAGIPPVAVVAVDGGGSYWHKRTSGEDSGAMVLDELIPMLGEQGLDTSRVAFMGWSMGGYGALLLGARLGAARTAAITAVSPALWTSSGATAPGAFDGADDYEANSVWGLPALNSIPIRIDCGDSDPFYSATKQFVAQLANPPAGGFSPGGHDGAYWSSQLPGEVAWMAPLLVA from the coding sequence ATGATGGCCGCCATGCCCGAACTGAGTCGACGCGCCCTTCTGCGCCTCGGTGTCGGCGCGGCGGCCGGGGCGGCGGCGCTGCGCCTGTCCTCACCTGCGACCGCAGCCCCCGCCCCGACGTACGTTGACGGCTCGTTCGTCTCGGCGGCGCGCGGCGGCGTCTCGACCAATTGGGCGATCGCGCGTCCGCCGGGACAGACCGCCCCGTTGCGTCCGATCATCGCGCTGCATGGCAAGGGACAGGACGCCGCGGGTGTGATGGCCGGCGGTGTCGAAAACGGACTGGCGCAAGCCGTCGACGCGGGCATCCCACCGGTCGCCGTGGTCGCGGTCGATGGCGGCGGTAGTTACTGGCACAAGCGCACCTCCGGTGAGGACTCCGGCGCGATGGTGCTCGACGAACTCATCCCGATGCTCGGCGAGCAGGGTCTCGACACATCACGCGTGGCATTCATGGGATGGTCGATGGGCGGTTACGGCGCACTGCTGCTCGGCGCGCGCCTGGGGGCGGCGCGCACCGCGGCGATCACCGCCGTCAGCCCCGCGTTGTGGACATCCTCGGGTGCCACTGCGCCGGGTGCGTTCGACGGCGCCGACGACTACGAGGCCAACAGCGTGTGGGGCCTGCCTGCGCTCAACTCGATTCCGATCCGGATCGACTGCGGCGACAGCGATCCCTTCTACTCGGCGACGAAGCAGTTCGTCGCCCAGTTGGCCAACCCGCCCGCGGGCGGCTTCTCCCCCGGCGGCCATGACGGCGCCTACTGGAGCTCGCAGTTGCCCGGCGAGGTGGCGTGGATGGCGCCGCTGCTCGTCGCCTGA
- the purD gene encoding phosphoribosylamine--glycine ligase: MRVLVIGSGAREHALLLALRRDPEVEELAVAPGNAGTAIIADQYDVDITSGEAVVQLAQRIGSDLVVVGPEVPLVLGVADAVRSAGIACFGPTKDAARIEGSKSFAKDVMAAAGVRTATSEIVDNPANLDAALDRFGPAAGDPSWVVKDDGLAAGKGVVVTADRDAARAHAASLLDSGHPVLLESFLDGPEVSLFCVVDGETVVPLLPAQDFKRVGDGDTGPNTGGMGAYAPLPWLPGGVVTAIVDDIVKPVAAELVKRGSGFSGLLYAGLALTSRGPAVVEFNCRFGDPETQAVLALLETPLGQLLYAAATGKLAEQSQLAWRGGASVTVVLAAENYPGRPRVGDVITGSEADGVLHAGTTRRDDGAIVSSGGRVLSVVGTADDLSAARDAAYALIKSIRLPGSHFRGDIGLAAAEGRVSV; this comes from the coding sequence GTGCGCGTCCTGGTAATCGGATCCGGTGCCCGTGAACATGCGTTGCTGCTCGCACTTCGCCGAGACCCCGAGGTCGAGGAGCTTGCGGTGGCGCCCGGGAACGCCGGCACCGCGATCATCGCCGACCAGTACGACGTCGACATCACCTCCGGCGAGGCCGTCGTCCAGCTCGCCCAGCGCATCGGCTCCGACCTGGTGGTGGTCGGCCCCGAGGTGCCGCTCGTGCTCGGTGTGGCCGACGCGGTACGCAGCGCAGGCATCGCCTGCTTCGGGCCCACGAAGGACGCCGCTCGCATCGAGGGCTCGAAATCGTTCGCCAAGGACGTGATGGCCGCCGCGGGGGTGCGCACCGCGACCAGTGAGATTGTCGACAACCCCGCCAACCTCGACGCGGCGCTGGACCGATTCGGCCCGGCCGCCGGCGACCCGTCGTGGGTCGTCAAGGATGACGGTCTGGCCGCGGGCAAGGGTGTCGTGGTGACCGCCGACCGCGATGCGGCGCGGGCACATGCCGCCAGTCTGCTCGACTCCGGACACCCGGTGCTGCTCGAGTCGTTCCTCGACGGTCCCGAGGTTTCGCTGTTCTGTGTCGTCGACGGCGAAACCGTCGTGCCCCTGCTGCCCGCCCAGGACTTCAAGCGTGTCGGCGACGGCGACACCGGACCGAACACCGGCGGCATGGGGGCGTACGCGCCGCTACCGTGGCTGCCCGGCGGTGTGGTCACCGCGATCGTCGATGACATCGTCAAACCCGTTGCCGCCGAACTCGTCAAGCGCGGCAGTGGCTTTTCGGGCCTGCTCTACGCCGGGCTGGCGCTCACGTCGCGCGGGCCCGCCGTCGTCGAATTCAACTGCCGCTTCGGCGATCCGGAGACCCAGGCAGTGCTGGCACTGCTGGAGACGCCGCTGGGCCAGCTGCTGTACGCCGCGGCGACCGGGAAGCTCGCCGAGCAGTCGCAGCTGGCGTGGCGCGGTGGCGCCTCGGTGACGGTCGTGCTGGCCGCCGAGAACTACCCCGGCCGGCCGCGGGTCGGTGATGTCATCACCGGATCGGAAGCCGACGGGGTGCTGCACGCGGGCACCACGCGCCGAGACGACGGCGCTATCGTGTCGTCGGGCGGCCGGGTGCTGTCCGTGGTCGGCACCGCGGACGACCTATCTGCGGCGCGCGACGCCGCCTATGCGCTGATCAAGTCGATTCGCTTGCCGGGCAGCCACTTTCGTGGCGATATCGGGTTGGCCGCGGCTGAGGGCCGCGTCTCGGTCTAG
- a CDS encoding cytochrome P450, protein MTQSTCPFGAGFDFTDPDLLLKGIPVNEFAELRRTSPVWWNDQQESIFDDGGYWVITRHKDIKAISRNGELWSTNRKGAVMRLPDGVTSEQLDLTKALLINHDAPEHTRLRKIVSRLFTPRAVAALEEKLAVAAHEIVRAAKEKGTGDFVDDIAMSLPLLAIADLIGVPEADREKLFHWTNSIMNTDDPDFDSDPTTANAELMGYAYNMAEERRRCPADDIVTRLIEADIDGESLGDVEFAFFVILLAVAGNETTRNAMTHGINAFFENPDQWELFKRERPETTVDEIIRWATPVHCFQRTALADNEIGGVTIREGQRVGLFYSSANFDEDVFENPFEFNILRNPNPHLAFGGNGAHFCIGANLARMEIKLIFDEIADQIPNIAKLDEPQRLRSGWINGVKALPVSF, encoded by the coding sequence ATGACGCAGAGCACATGCCCCTTTGGAGCGGGCTTCGACTTCACCGACCCCGATCTGCTCTTGAAGGGCATCCCCGTCAACGAATTCGCCGAACTGCGCAGGACCTCGCCGGTGTGGTGGAACGACCAGCAGGAGTCGATTTTCGATGACGGTGGCTACTGGGTGATCACCCGTCACAAGGACATCAAAGCGATCTCCCGTAACGGCGAGCTGTGGTCCACGAACCGCAAGGGCGCGGTGATGCGGCTGCCCGACGGCGTCACCAGCGAGCAACTCGACCTGACCAAGGCGCTGCTCATCAACCACGACGCTCCCGAGCACACCCGGCTGCGCAAGATCGTGTCGCGGCTGTTCACCCCGCGCGCGGTCGCCGCGCTCGAGGAGAAGCTCGCCGTTGCCGCACATGAGATCGTCCGCGCGGCGAAAGAGAAGGGCACCGGGGACTTCGTCGACGACATCGCGATGAGCCTCCCGCTGCTGGCGATCGCCGACCTGATCGGCGTGCCCGAGGCTGACCGCGAGAAGCTGTTCCACTGGACCAACTCGATCATGAACACCGACGATCCGGACTTCGACTCCGATCCGACGACCGCCAACGCCGAGCTGATGGGTTACGCCTACAACATGGCCGAGGAGCGGCGCCGTTGCCCGGCCGACGATATCGTCACCCGTCTGATCGAGGCCGATATCGATGGCGAATCGCTCGGCGACGTCGAGTTCGCGTTCTTCGTCATCCTGCTGGCCGTCGCGGGCAACGAGACCACCCGCAACGCCATGACGCACGGCATCAATGCCTTCTTCGAGAACCCCGACCAATGGGAGCTGTTCAAGCGGGAGCGGCCAGAAACGACGGTCGACGAGATCATCCGCTGGGCCACGCCCGTGCACTGCTTCCAGCGAACTGCGTTGGCTGACAACGAGATCGGCGGCGTGACGATCCGCGAGGGGCAGCGCGTCGGCCTGTTCTACAGTTCGGCCAACTTCGACGAAGATGTCTTCGAGAACCCCTTCGAATTCAACATTCTGCGCAACCCGAACCCGCATCTGGCCTTTGGCGGCAACGGTGCGCATTTCTGTATCGGCGCCAACCTGGCGCGCATGGAGATCAAGCTGATCTTCGACGAGATCGCCGATCAGATTCCGAACATCGCGAAACTGGATGAACCCCAACGGCTTAGGTCGGGTTGGATCAACGGGGTCAAGGCGCTGCCCGTCTCGTTCTGA
- a CDS encoding TetR/AcrR family transcriptional regulator — MRTHGWSGSAPATDEEAISRILEAASRAIDERGADFSISDVARTLGVTRQTVYRYFPSTDALLIAAAVHAASGFLDRLAAHLRGITDPADAIAEAVATALEWLPEDKHIGLLIMPGQPSRHTESVTSDVAMDFGHSLVRRFDVDWTGLGYTDADLAELVEHLLRIIQSFVIDPGRPPRRGTELRDYLRRWVGGAIQPSTEATFALRTPTTHHR, encoded by the coding sequence ATGCGTACCCACGGCTGGTCCGGATCGGCACCCGCCACCGACGAGGAGGCCATCAGCCGCATCCTCGAGGCGGCGAGCAGGGCAATCGACGAGCGTGGTGCCGATTTCTCGATCAGCGACGTGGCCCGCACGCTTGGCGTCACCCGCCAGACGGTGTACCGCTACTTTCCCAGCACTGACGCGCTGCTGATCGCTGCCGCCGTCCACGCGGCAAGTGGCTTCCTCGACCGGCTGGCAGCACATCTGCGGGGGATCACCGATCCGGCCGACGCCATCGCCGAGGCCGTCGCAACAGCGCTCGAATGGTTACCCGAGGACAAGCACATCGGCCTGCTCATCATGCCCGGCCAGCCCAGCCGCCACACCGAGTCGGTGACGTCCGACGTCGCGATGGATTTCGGCCATTCGTTGGTACGCAGATTCGACGTCGACTGGACGGGCCTCGGTTACACCGACGCTGATCTCGCCGAACTGGTCGAGCATCTGCTGCGGATCATCCAGTCGTTCGTGATCGACCCGGGCAGACCGCCACGCCGGGGCACCGAGCTGCGGGACTACCTGCGCCGGTGGGTTGGTGGCGCTATACAACCGTCAACGGAAGCGACTTTCGCTCTTCGAACTCCCACGACGCACCACCGCTGA
- a CDS encoding carboxymuconolactone decarboxylase family protein — MDEQRRKGLDKMNEVYGWEMPNIEGDPFFDLTVDHLFGSIWTRPGLSMRDKRLMTLTVVTAVGNADLAEIQANAALANGEITETELKEMAIFLTHYLGFPLGSKLDGVVSKVIKQRKKAAERGKGEDKKGNVNAAVRMHSGGSVHDE; from the coding sequence ATGGACGAACAGCGCCGCAAGGGCCTCGACAAGATGAACGAGGTCTATGGCTGGGAGATGCCCAACATCGAGGGCGATCCCTTTTTCGACCTCACCGTCGACCATCTCTTCGGCAGCATCTGGACGCGACCAGGTCTGTCAATGCGCGACAAGCGGTTGATGACGCTCACCGTGGTCACCGCTGTCGGAAACGCCGACCTCGCCGAGATCCAGGCCAACGCTGCGCTGGCCAACGGTGAGATCACCGAGACCGAACTCAAAGAGATGGCGATCTTCCTGACTCACTACCTCGGTTTCCCGTTGGGTTCCAAGCTCGACGGGGTCGTCTCCAAGGTGATCAAGCAGCGTAAAAAGGCCGCCGAACGGGGCAAGGGTGAAGACAAGAAGGGCAACGTCAACGCGGCGGTCCGAATGCATTCAGGGGGCTCGGTCCATGATGAGTAG
- a CDS encoding NAD(P)-dependent oxidoreductase, which yields MSEDVKLGYIGLGNQGAPMAKRLVDWPGGVVVFDVRTEAMTPLAELGASLADSIADVADADVISVTVLNDQQVRDVVGQLGEHAKPGTVIAIHSTIEPDTASDLADQLRPKGIHIVDAPVSGGAGAADKGELAVMVGADDEAYEMVKPVFKMWASMVVRAGEPGAGTRMKIARNMLTFIGFTAACEAQRLAEAAGIDLQKLGKVVRHSDAQSGGPGAIMFRDDTKPLAPDHFLYDMFVHTRGLAEKDLKLALGLGEANGVELPLAEIALRDLAAGLGVPHTSSTAKE from the coding sequence ATGAGCGAGGACGTCAAGCTCGGCTACATCGGCCTCGGCAACCAGGGCGCTCCGATGGCGAAACGCCTCGTAGACTGGCCCGGCGGCGTCGTGGTCTTCGATGTGCGCACCGAGGCGATGACACCGTTGGCGGAACTCGGCGCGAGCCTCGCCGACAGCATCGCCGACGTAGCCGATGCCGACGTCATCAGCGTCACGGTGCTCAACGACCAGCAGGTGCGCGACGTCGTGGGGCAATTGGGTGAGCACGCCAAGCCCGGCACCGTCATCGCGATTCATTCGACGATCGAACCCGATACCGCCTCTGATTTGGCCGACCAGCTGCGCCCCAAGGGAATTCATATTGTCGACGCCCCGGTCAGCGGGGGAGCAGGTGCGGCTGACAAGGGTGAGCTGGCCGTCATGGTCGGCGCCGACGACGAGGCCTACGAGATGGTCAAGCCGGTGTTCAAGATGTGGGCGTCGATGGTCGTGCGCGCCGGCGAGCCAGGCGCGGGCACCAGGATGAAGATTGCCCGCAACATGCTGACATTCATCGGGTTCACCGCGGCCTGTGAGGCACAGCGACTTGCGGAGGCGGCGGGCATCGACCTCCAGAAGCTCGGCAAAGTGGTGCGTCACAGCGACGCCCAGAGCGGCGGCCCCGGAGCGATCATGTTCCGTGACGACACCAAACCGCTTGCACCGGATCACTTCCTGTACGACATGTTCGTGCACACGCGCGGTCTGGCCGAGAAGGATCTGAAGTTGGCACTCGGACTCGGTGAGGCCAACGGTGTGGAACTGCCTCTGGCCGAGATAGCTTTGCGAGATTTGGCCGCCGGACTTGGTGTGCCGCACACGAGTTCGACCGCGAAGGAGTGA